The Vespula pensylvanica isolate Volc-1 chromosome 14, ASM1446617v1, whole genome shotgun sequence sequence aaactataatatttaatatatttcttcacgATCATAATAGCATTTGAAAATAgcaattcaagaaaaaaatattcttttttattctaaccATAATGAGGAATTTAAtgcgaaaaaaaagtataattataaaaataggaaTAAAACTTGAAGATTTGtgcgattttctctctctttcttttttctttttttttttttttttttttttttttgttaaagaagaaacattttccgttttatttcttttcttcttcgttgcttTGCTACtactgttgttattattgttgtttctaaaaaataatttagatcgCAGGTCTTCCAGTATATTCGATCttaatcgttctttcgttttcaatCTTTGGTACTTCCTTTCTCGGTACAATAACCGTCAGGATATCATTGGAAGATAATTTCGATGTAACTTGATCGATATCACACTGTTCaggaattatatatttacgaacaAATTGTCTTGAGATCCATCCATGTTCATCACGTTTCTCTTGGTGTTTAGCCGTAACAACTACAAATTTATCAACAACTTTAACGTCAATCTCGTTCGGTTGAAACTGCTGAACGTCTAGAACAACCTGGAATTTATCCTTATCAGCGTTAACAGTCGAAAAACCATTGTCTTTCTGACGAACTAATTCGATCCATGGACGATAATAACTCATTGGGAATCTTTCCATTTGTCTTAGGATGTCCATTCTATTTGAAATAGTTAAAAGTTGTTCAGGATTCAATTCTAAACCAAAATTTTGATCCATCAGACGATGTGGTCGTTCCAAATCCTCCCACCAatcggaaaaaataaatggaaacagagacattttttaaaatatttcttcttatttcttcttcgtcaaataaagaatgatttctttttcttattctttctcttcttctatctttttttttttctattatcgcATTGTTATATTCGTTTAGAGTTCTCTCAAAATTTGTCTATATGCTCCTTGCTTGTTCGACTAAAACTGTCAGTTGCCGGCTTCAACCTGGACTTTTATTGATCGCCCGATCTCTAAGCCGAACATTTACGAAGTGTCCAGAAACGATAGCGCCGATGCGTTTTCATTGATACTTCtgtgtataaaatattgtcaGTTTTCTTgttctcgatattttattttattgattgatTCATTATCATCTAATAAAATCCTATttcgattttgaaataaattatttaaaatgactcgtattttctatttaaaaaatctctgTTGCCCTAGAACTTTCAatctctttaaaatataaactttcATTGATCCttcatcgttcgttcgaaggtAGATATGAATTTACAAATTGTCAATATCTTttcattatgtatattttttcgttctacTTTTCAAAAATAGTTCTcgatatcgtaaaattttttaaattatcaattacAGAAGCTACactttcaaaaatatcttaaaattctttatctttcttccgttttatttttctttttcaaccaaatttttaaagacaattgagagaattattatttaagtatttaAACCGTgcttttacattatatatcaaaCACCAGGCAGAGAAATAAGAATGTTTAGTTTAAATCGATGATATTATAACGATGATCAAAACcaatacgaatataatttgATCTTGGATAttcgaagtaaaaataaattgtatttttatattcaaagttCCTTGAAATAAGACTAACTGTTTCCATAGAGCGattgttaagaaaaaataaaattaaataaaaaaacttatttGTCTTTGTATTCCAAGAAAACGTCATGACTAGTCTGATTATTATaggtaattaaatatttttcaaatggtTTCATTGAAACCTCAAAGATTACAATATGTTGATGATGatagttctctttttataaagCTACCTTCTAGATCCATCATTTCGTAATCTAACATGTGCTGTATCTAtcgattttttgttaaatcctTTTGTATTTTCCATATTTGCAAACGACAAAATCTagtaatttacaaattattttttcttttcattgaattGTTTACATAGTAAGAACGAAAAGGAACTTTTGCGtctttcctttcgataaaACCGTTCGCATAACcggaaacatttttttttttaacaagttCTTTCAGAAAGTTATTCTACTTGTCTGATAAAGGAGAtccttcgatcgattaatcttcGAACAAACCGGTTTTGCATAGGTGAGGTCGCACACTCTTCGCatcattttttaacgaaaataaactacattaaaaaatggaattcatttattataactataataacatttttatcctaattataaattttgtcatacgaatgaataaaattcttgaatgatcgatgataaatttGATAGATAAATTTGACTTCAATTCAACTTTATTCGTATATTCTCgtctttaaattcattttcaaaaatatttaattataacgcacaaatcatttattattattaagacaTATAACAAATCatacgatgaaataaaaatgtaaagataaaattagtacgtatttacgtatctttaatattccagatgaaatcatattttatcaaaCAGATGTGCACGTTCATTCAAATTTCGCGCTACTTTTAACAAATTCGATTCGGCAGAGTTCTCTGCATTTCCAGAATGTGCTTTCTATTGGTTGAACTAACTACCCTCCTTGAACCGGCTTTTAGTATGtagtgtacgtgtatgtgtgtgtgtatgtatgtatgcatgatgcatgtatgatgtatgatgtatgtatgatgtatgtatggatgtatgatgtatgatgtatgatgtatgatgtatgtatggatgtatggatgtatgatgtatgatgtat is a genomic window containing:
- the LOC122634228 gene encoding protein lethal(2)essential for life-like, translating into MSLFPFIFSDWWEDLERPHRLMDQNFGLELNPEQLLTISNRMDILRQMERFPMSYYRPWIELVRQKDNGFSTVNADKDKFQVVLDVQQFQPNEIDVKVVDKFVVVTAKHQEKRDEHGWISRQFVRKYIIPEQCDIDQVTSKLSSNDILTVIVPRKEVPKIENERTIKIEYTGRPAI